From a single Flavobacteriales bacterium genomic region:
- the sppA gene encoding signal peptide peptidase SppA encodes MKQFLKFTLASALGFIIAGIVMFFITIGFFAGVTKLLSGKQEASAVEDGSILHLTFSQPIYDRTTYDPFPNLNWKDVDQWESPGMAESLRLINDAAQDEHIKGIYLDLSMLQAGLATVEELRDALINFKSTGKFIISYAEVYTQLSYYLASVSNEIYLNPAGIMEFKGLSAQVTFYQHALEKLGVKMQVMRHGKFKSAVEPFELDSMSPASREQSYTLIHTIWDHIVNDISLSRDVPTAKLNDIADSLLIRTPDDAMRLELVDDVLYEDEVLDILREKCGLEAEAKLPLLSLKKYAHSKRPEKSYSKDAIAVIYATGTIESGNDADEETMGSDKIAKTIRDARNNKLIKAIVVRVNSPGGSAMASDVIWREMTLARMQKPVVISMGDVAASGGYYISCAADTIVAGPSTITGSIGVFGILPNFETLLEEKLGINFDTVKTNRYSDFGNLARPLYAQEEKAIMDMIESIYDDFITKVSDGRGIPKSLVDSIGQGRVWSGTDARKIGLVDVTGGLETAIEIAAGMAKVENYRLLDLPRQKNLLETILGDLPDDMVAEKVQEELGPVAPYMHTLKWLQQARGPQAMMPYTLRVQ; translated from the coding sequence TCGGGTTTATCATTGCCGGCATTGTCATGTTCTTCATCACCATCGGCTTTTTTGCCGGTGTCACCAAACTACTCAGCGGAAAACAGGAAGCTTCGGCTGTTGAGGATGGCAGCATCCTGCACCTGACCTTCAGTCAACCCATTTACGACCGCACCACATACGACCCCTTCCCCAACCTGAACTGGAAGGATGTGGACCAATGGGAATCACCCGGCATGGCCGAATCCCTGAGGCTGATCAATGATGCGGCCCAGGATGAACACATCAAAGGGATCTACCTGGATCTCTCCATGCTGCAGGCAGGCCTCGCCACCGTGGAAGAGCTCCGGGATGCGCTCATCAACTTCAAGTCCACCGGCAAGTTCATCATCAGCTATGCCGAGGTATATACACAGCTATCCTACTACCTCGCCTCGGTTTCGAACGAGATCTACCTGAACCCGGCAGGCATCATGGAATTCAAAGGCCTCAGCGCACAGGTCACGTTTTATCAGCATGCATTGGAAAAACTGGGCGTAAAAATGCAGGTGATGCGACATGGAAAATTCAAGAGCGCAGTGGAACCCTTTGAACTGGATAGCATGAGTCCGGCCAGCCGTGAGCAGAGCTACACCCTCATCCACACCATCTGGGACCATATTGTGAATGACATTTCACTCAGTCGCGACGTACCCACTGCAAAGCTGAACGACATCGCGGATTCACTCCTGATCCGAACACCGGATGACGCCATGAGACTGGAACTGGTAGATGATGTGCTTTATGAAGATGAAGTTCTTGACATCCTGCGGGAAAAATGCGGACTGGAAGCTGAAGCGAAACTGCCCCTGTTATCCCTGAAAAAATATGCCCATTCCAAACGGCCGGAGAAAAGTTATTCCAAAGATGCCATTGCCGTGATCTATGCTACCGGAACCATTGAGAGCGGCAACGATGCCGACGAAGAAACCATGGGTTCCGACAAGATCGCAAAGACCATTCGTGACGCACGCAACAACAAACTGATCAAAGCCATTGTGGTGCGTGTAAACTCACCCGGCGGAAGCGCCATGGCCTCAGATGTGATCTGGCGTGAAATGACCCTCGCCCGGATGCAGAAACCCGTGGTGATATCCATGGGCGATGTGGCCGCTTCCGGCGGATACTACATTTCATGTGCCGCCGATACCATTGTGGCCGGCCCCAGCACCATTACCGGTTCCATCGGTGTGTTCGGCATCCTGCCCAACTTTGAGACACTGCTGGAAGAAAAACTCGGAATCAATTTCGATACGGTTAAAACCAACCGCTACTCCGATTTTGGAAACCTGGCACGCCCACTGTATGCACAGGAGGAAAAAGCCATCATGGACATGATCGAATCCATTTATGACGACTTCATCACCAAGGTATCCGACGGACGTGGCATTCCGAAATCGCTGGTGGATTCCATCGGCCAGGGACGTGTATGGAGCGGAACGGATGCAAGGAAAATCGGATTGGTGGATGTTACGGGCGGATTGGAAACAGCCATTGAGATCGCAGCCGGCATGGCCAAGGTGGAGAACTACCGTTTGCTGGATCTGCCCCGTCAGAAAAACCTGTTGGAAACCATACTGGGTGACCTTCCGGATGATATGGTTGCCGAAAAAGTACAGGAAGAACTGGGACCGGTTGCACCTTATATGCACACCCTGAAATGGCTGCAGCAAGCCCGGGGACCGCAAGCGATGATGCCATACACCTTAAGAGTTCAATGA
- a CDS encoding PHP domain-containing protein — protein sequence MTISNKEIARHFHLLGKLSDLHGENPFKGKSYANAAFRIERLERPLASLLPDDIAKLDGIGPAIQEKISLLLDGKPIPALMKLLEATPAGVLDIMEIKGLGPKKVRTIWKDMGIESVGELYYACHENRLAHAKGFGEKTQSAVLNSIEFMQASQGKFHYASLESMATQLVEQMSALSSVKRASLTGAIRRCCEILEEISLLVIAPDPHQLIVELGSLMMVNATENPILAEKNGVPIHIYVASEAHWYRDLFLTTGPAAHADRFQPAETLESERVVYEAAGAPYFIPEIRDLNPEVPPAETDVLSEKDLKGILHVHTTYSDGLHTLTEMATRCRDMGYEYIGISDHSQSAFYANGLKPDRIRQQHEEIDRLNEQLAPFKIFKGIESDILNDGSLDYDDHVLSSFDFIVASVHSQLQMDKEKATRRLLTAICNPHTTILGHMTGRLLLSRAGYPVDHETIIRACAEHNVVIELNAHPYRLDIDWRWIPACMEAGVMISVNPDAHAMDGLKDVHFGSLAARKGGLLRAATFNTLDAETVARHFAGKNQTAGKA from the coding sequence TTGACTATTTCAAATAAAGAAATCGCCCGACACTTCCATCTCCTGGGAAAGTTGTCGGACCTGCACGGAGAAAACCCGTTCAAGGGCAAATCCTATGCAAATGCCGCCTTCCGCATCGAACGACTGGAAAGGCCACTGGCATCCCTCCTACCCGACGATATCGCAAAGCTGGATGGCATCGGTCCCGCCATCCAGGAAAAGATCAGCCTGCTGCTGGACGGGAAACCGATTCCGGCCCTGATGAAACTTTTGGAAGCCACCCCTGCAGGCGTACTGGACATCATGGAAATCAAAGGGCTCGGGCCCAAGAAAGTACGCACGATATGGAAAGACATGGGCATCGAGTCGGTGGGCGAACTCTACTATGCCTGTCATGAAAACCGGCTGGCACATGCAAAAGGATTTGGTGAAAAAACGCAATCGGCCGTTCTGAACAGCATTGAGTTCATGCAGGCCAGTCAGGGCAAATTTCACTATGCATCGCTGGAAAGCATGGCCACACAATTGGTAGAACAGATGAGCGCTTTGTCTTCCGTCAAACGCGCATCCCTCACCGGTGCCATACGACGCTGTTGTGAGATACTGGAAGAAATCAGCCTGCTGGTGATTGCCCCGGATCCGCATCAGCTGATTGTGGAACTGGGATCCCTGATGATGGTGAACGCCACAGAAAACCCCATCCTCGCAGAAAAGAACGGCGTACCCATTCACATCTATGTTGCGTCAGAAGCGCACTGGTACCGCGACCTGTTCCTGACCACAGGCCCTGCCGCACACGCCGATCGGTTTCAACCTGCGGAAACCCTTGAATCGGAAAGGGTTGTTTATGAAGCCGCCGGGGCCCCCTATTTCATCCCGGAGATCCGCGACCTCAACCCGGAAGTTCCACCTGCAGAAACCGATGTCCTTTCCGAAAAAGACCTCAAAGGTATTCTCCACGTACACACCACCTACAGCGACGGTTTGCATACACTTACCGAAATGGCCACGCGGTGTAGGGACATGGGGTATGAATACATCGGAATCAGCGACCACTCGCAATCGGCTTTTTATGCGAACGGACTCAAACCGGATCGCATCCGGCAACAACATGAGGAGATCGACCGGCTGAACGAACAACTCGCGCCATTCAAAATATTCAAGGGAATCGAATCCGACATTCTCAACGACGGCAGCCTGGATTATGATGATCATGTGTTGTCGTCTTTCGACTTCATCGTAGCTTCTGTGCATTCGCAATTACAGATGGATAAGGAGAAGGCCACCCGGCGCCTGCTCACCGCCATTTGTAACCCGCATACCACCATTCTCGGACACATGACCGGACGCCTGCTGCTTTCCAGGGCAGGATATCCTGTGGATCATGAGACCATCATCCGTGCCTGCGCAGAACACAATGTGGTGATCGAACTGAACGCCCATCCGTACCGCCTCGACATCGACTGGCGATGGATCCCCGCGTGCATGGAAGCAGGCGTGATGATCTCTGTTAACCCGGATGCCCATGCCATGGACGGATTGAAGGACGTACACTTCGGCAGCCTGGCCGCCCGCAAGGGAGGTTTGCTCAGGGCCGCTACCTTCAACACCCTGGATGCGGAAACGGTGGCACGACATTTTGCGGGAAAAAATCAAACGGCCGGCAAAGCCTGA